The Parabacteroides sp. AD58 genome includes a window with the following:
- a CDS encoding aldo/keto reductase, with amino-acid sequence MKTRRLRNLEVSAIGMGCMGFSTAYGKIPEEKESIRLMREAHDRGCNFYDTAEIYATYRNEELVGKALKPIRNEIILSTKYSPSALMGQEHIEGGKLSRNGLRFAIENSLKRLQTDHVELYYAHRVPKEADVEEMAGWFGELIREGKILAWGVSEATVGQVRKANAITPITAVQSEYSMMARQWENDVIPLCRELGIGFVAYSPMAGGLLSGKYTAQQHYEGDDIRRVISRYKPENVTANQPIVDLVMRYAKEKQCTPAQISLAWVMKQEHIVPIPGMRSDARIAENLGAADVLLTDEEYGILTAELNKLKVYGNRTDKQIAELGALRTKLYGSSGVPKL; translated from the coding sequence ATGAAAACGAGGCGACTTAGAAATTTGGAGGTATCAGCCATCGGCATGGGCTGCATGGGATTCAGCACAGCTTACGGTAAAATACCCGAAGAAAAAGAATCAATTCGGCTGATGCGTGAGGCACACGACCGGGGCTGCAACTTTTACGACACGGCAGAAATATATGCCACTTACCGAAACGAGGAACTCGTGGGAAAAGCCTTGAAACCTATCCGCAACGAGATCATACTAAGCACGAAGTATTCACCGTCAGCCCTTATGGGACAAGAACATATCGAAGGAGGAAAACTCAGCAGGAACGGACTACGTTTTGCCATTGAGAACAGTCTGAAACGATTGCAGACTGATCATGTGGAGCTTTACTACGCACACCGTGTGCCCAAGGAAGCAGATGTGGAAGAAATGGCAGGGTGGTTTGGAGAACTTATCCGTGAGGGTAAAATCCTAGCTTGGGGCGTATCGGAAGCTACTGTCGGACAGGTGCGTAAAGCCAATGCCATAACGCCGATCACAGCCGTACAAAGTGAATATTCCATGATGGCACGGCAGTGGGAAAACGATGTGATTCCACTATGCCGGGAGTTAGGGATAGGTTTTGTCGCTTACTCTCCGATGGCCGGAGGGCTGCTAAGTGGCAAATATACAGCGCAACAACACTACGAAGGCGATGACATCCGTCGGGTCATTTCGCGTTACAAGCCTGAAAATGTCACGGCCAACCAGCCTATTGTTGATCTTGTGATGCGTTATGCCAAAGAAAAACAATGTACACCGGCACAAATTTCCTTGGCATGGGTAATGAAACAGGAACATATCGTGCCCATTCCCGGTATGCGGAGTGATGCCCGTATTGCGGAAAATTTAGGGGCAGCCGATGTTTTGCTTACTGATGAAGAATATGGCATACTCACCGCCGAACTGAACAAACTGAAAGTGTATGGAAACCGTACGGATAAACAGATTGCTGAATTGGGAGCATTACGCACCAAGCTTTATGGCAGTTCAGGTGTACCCAAGCTGTAG